A segment of the Salminus brasiliensis chromosome 1, fSalBra1.hap2, whole genome shotgun sequence genome:
ACGCCTCCTAATTTTCATCCAAACTATGCACAGCTGTGTTCTTTATAGAGAAATCGTACTTCTGCCTATTGCCAGTGTATCTCAAAGGCAACACGTTAGGCCTAAAGTGTCTTATGAGGCACTTGCATTTAGTTGAAGGAGAAACCCTTGAACTGTATAAGACAGGACACTACAAGACTGGGCCATAGGTCATGGTATGCTGGGAGTTTGTTTTCAGCACTATTACCACTATCACCATTATATGAGTGAGAGTGCTTTTCTCTATATAAGGACAATTGCTATGAAAGAAAGTAACTTATGTTGATCAAGGATGTGCATCATATCAGCATTCAAATGTTATCAGaattacaaatattaaaaatattcaaCAAAAATGAGATGGAATTCCGCAAGGCTCCATTTTACGACTGTTAATATTTACACTATTCATGTTGCACTTGACATTTGATGTCAAATCTGTTATCTCTGTTATTCCTAGTTTATAGTTAATAGATCTGAATAGTTGagtcagatctatcatttgacccacatatagctaatattactaTGACAGTGGTAAACTGAGATGCTGATGCTGTCGTCCTGTCGCTTGCACACAATTACTGAGGTTTGTGGACAATGGAATGGATGGGCGCCAGTGTTTctgggtgctcccatgtctgttttaccttctggctctcatctgttatagtcagatctgCCAGAGTTGTTAATCACACTCTGATAATGTAATATCTTTATCTTCTCCgagttaatgactgcccacttgTCCCACCTGACTCCGATGGAAGACTGAGCCCTGGGCTTCCCTgttacctgcatcagaccaacTGCCCACCCTCAAGACTGCCTACTGGGCTCTCCTACTACTGCCATCAGATCAACTGACCCCcctcctgctgctgctaacTTCCTGCTGACTATGTTATGGTTaactaaaaaatattttttttattaaaaatactttttattaataatttataagtagttctgaccagaggaggattgTTATCTTCAAGGTTTCCTCCTCCTGTCctaagggagttttttcttgccactgtcgcctttggctcgCTCACCAgggttttttatgtttatgtattgttgatctcttgtcttGTTACTGAATTCCTGAAAAGCTGTTTTGGAACAATTGCATTTTTGAAAAGTGCATTACAAATACattcaaattaattaattaatttgaacaaattaattaaattgaaCTTATGTTTCTGATATGCTACAAGATATGGACAGCTGCATATGTTATTGAACAGGAGTAGCGTTGAAGCCATTAGGAAGCGACTTGCAGTGGGTGTAGGTGCCAGACAGACATGTCTCTCTGAAAGCTTTTGAAGCTTTTGCATGGTCACACTCATTTGCTTTCACTGAGATGGAACAGCATAAGACATGTTCAGCAGGAGGCAGTTGATAGCAGAAAAgccttaaaaacaaacacagtttCACAAGGAATTTATTCAGTGTAAAtcctcaatatatatatatatattgagcaAACCACGTTTAGATTAAATCATGCAAAAACTTTCATAGAATTCATTTACAGGAAAACAGGAGTTACATTAGCTACACTAGTCATGAAGAACCAGTGGGATCATACAAAGCGTTTGTCAGCCTCTGTGTAGGTGAAGGTGTCACCCTCAAAtggcagaggaggaggatggtTGTAGTTGCCCATCAGGAAGATGCAAATGGTTCCAACAGTCATAATGGGAGTCACAATGTAGAAACACAGCCGGTCCACTGTTCTGGCAATCCCGCTCCAGTTGTCCTTTTCCTGGTATGGGTGTTCAGAGGTAATCATATTAGTTTACTTAGCAACCTCTACAAATTTACTACAGAAGGTTAAAACCAAATCTAACACCAGTGAACTCAAACCTTACCTCATTATAGTCGTTCTTGTTATGCATGTGCTTGACAATGTAATTGGCTCCTTCCACGGCTGGCTTCATCTCACTGTACAGCTGATCATTCACGTCATTGTCATTGCTGGCCTTGTGCGCTGCAAAAAGAGCTCTCCTTTCAATGTTTGCAAAAGTATTAACACTTGCTAACCGTACCAGCACATACTAACAACTGAAGTAAAGGCATGCccatactgtacactgtacctGCAGTGGGTGTTGGGCGGGTTGCAAGGCCATGCCTTTCAGACTGCTTTTCAAACATCAGCTCGCTCCGTGACTTGACGCTGTAGTATTCCTCAGCCTTAGCAATGTAGCCCACAGAGCTGGAGCGCCGCGGCAGAGCCCCCTCCCAATTGGGCTCACTCTCAGCAGGACGGGACATATGCAACAGGCGAGGCAGCTTCTCTAGAAAgaactggggaaaaaaaagacaggatAGAGAGTCATTAGGATTCAGATACTACAGATTTTACAGATCCATCTCCGTTAGAGTTGCATCAACTATTCAGGTGTAAAAATGCATCCATGCATTGTGATGTCTCAGACTAAATACCACAATTCAATGGCACCACTTCTGAATATTAAAACAAACTGATTAGAACATTATTCTGCAAAATATGCAGTGCATGAAATTTATTTGAATTTGGTTTGGTTTTATTGAAATATGGGACAAAATAAAAATTTACAAAGTGTTAAAATGTGACTACCACAGACAGTAATTTCAGTGAATTTCCTTGTACTTacaactagggatgcaccaatctgGCTCTTTTAGTTCCGATAGCGATATcaatacagatacataaactttgcatatcgctCAATacccgataccattgctgaattaataagcCGTGTACCGCACCacgtgggagagacttaagacATTATATTTGACTTTATCATCACtttatataacaaattaacacatagatataaatgtactaaattgccatttgtcatttatttatttgcacatttagtacAGTCTCACACcaccaaattaaagtgaaaaaatTTGTTCCATGgttcggcctaattatccgaaacccaatccagctaattttgttcaTATCAGGACCGATATCTGATCTTAATAttggattggtgcatccctacttaCAGCAAAACAACTTTCTTACAACTTTTTTTTGACCATATGCTACAGATAGGAACTAAATAGGGACTAAATTGAAAAACGCTAAAAATAGGGATGGGATTAAACAGAGAAACATTGAGAAATCATTTTTGTTtggtgtgttgtttttattgtctaTTTCACTATGTAAAAATGTCCTCCAGTCACCATTCCCTGAATGCACTGCACACTGTAAAGTAATTGCTAATGAAATTCAGTCATATGCTGTGAGATTCTCCTCTAACCTCTAGTTTAAGAGGTACACATTTGCTTTTCTACAGAAAAGTTGTTCAAACGGCTGAATGTCTAGTGTGGACTGAAacactaacaaaatgttttcagtAAAACTATTTAAAAGACTACTTCAGTGCAGCAAAGGCCAAAAATTCATCTTAAGTTCACTAACCTCCTTGGTCCACTGAGTCATGACATGGGTGCTGGGGGTCCGGAAGTGGAGATTCAGCACGATCACACAATTCAGCACCACCACAGTGACCAGGACCATGATGAACATAAGATACCTGCAAGATTCAAACCCAGTGCTCATCCACTGTTTGACTTCCAAATATTTTAACGCTGTTTTAACAATATTCTGTGAAGACATTCCTCATTTTACTCACTTGACGATTAAGGGTACTGCCATGGAGGTCTCTGGTAAACGTTGTGATATCAGCAACAAGAAGACAGACTGGGCCAAGAGCACAGAGATGGACAAGGTCATTTTCTCACCACCTGGATGGAGTCAGAAAACAACCTTTTTAGCATAaccacaggattttacactgtatggacctatcattcattgtttctttcacaATCAAGGGCATTAATAAGTTTAGCCtgttttgttggagaaactgtctctactgtccagagaaggctttctactagattatggaacATTGCTGaaggaatttgattgcattcagcgacaagagcattctTGAGGTCAGAATCTTGGCTGACCACCCCACCCAATTTCAAAGTTTtccccctctagctcacacctggcattaggcgtaATGCCAAAAGatcatgtttatcagctccagagagtcctattctattgccagtacttctctacaagtgCAGTTAATTACTGTTTGTTCAGCTTAATTGAAACAGTAGTCAGAGCTGAGAAAGAGATGTAATAGCTGCATAGTTATAGGAAAGCTGTAGTTTTCGCTGTGCAATGCCAAGTTGGCCATAGGGGTGTCAATGGACCCAATTTGTTGCTGTGCCCCACTAAAATCAAGACGGTAAAATGCCAATTTTGTCCTGGATTGCTGAGCAGACCCACAGGACACGCCACGCAAAATCACcacaggcactacatttcccataatgccccagcgtctttccaaaagcttgagcagctaacgctttcagtcagagccagtttatttcagtaatggacataagtaaataataaaaaataaataaatcagacatGCAGCAGACACTGTAATGATAGCTCATAGCTGTATGTATTAGCCATATAAACTACCCAAAATACATATTAGACCACCTCAAGATTCTGAAGGTTCTGAGTCAAGATGCCACTTACTGTCAGCCGGCAGGTAATAGACCAGCGAGGCCATGAAAGAAATGAGCACACAGGGAATGATGATGTTGACGATATAGAACAGAGGCTTGCGCTTGATGATGAGGTAGAAGGTGATGTCCTGATGCTTGTTGCTATCCATAGGGATGTTCTTGTAGATGTTCCTTCTGGCAGGCCTGTGAATGATCTCCCACTCGCCATTTTCtgaggagagggagagcaaCAGAGACAGACATGGAGAGATCTGTTGGCATGTCCGCAACATAGGCACCACCTGTTTCAGAGATTCCCTTCTGTGCATTTAAAGAGCCGCTCAGGCAACTTCCAGCATGCTTACTAACCAACTCTAAATAGGACTCCTCTCTTATTCAGTACTGGGCAAAGGGGTGGAGtcattgaattattattatgattatagaATCATGTGTTAACTTGCATAAtttgtttaccatttgtattctgtattattCATTCATGGATATGCCAGTTCCACCAATTCATGATGTGACATGCCAGTCATCCTTACCAGTGAATCCTTCAGGGTCAATGATGATCCATTCCACCTTGTAGTTCGTTCCTGGCGAATCCTCTTCTTCTTTCAAATGTAGACTAATCTCTTTGGCATTGTAAGTTAAAGAGCTGGAAGGCAGTGAAACGTTTGACAAAAGTAATTGTTACCTAAGTTGAAGattaaaaagtattgggacacctgctcatttattgtttcttccgaaatcaatgGTGTTATAAATAGTTTAtcctggagtaactgtctctactgtccagggaaggcttgcTACTGGATTCTGCAGCTTTCTTGAGCATTAGTCCaatatgatcaccaccccaccccatatTCAAttgcccaactcatcccaaaagtattggatagatcatcatcatttcagacagttccattgctctacagctcaatgctggacgGGGGTTACACTGATCTGGCCCACAGCTGGCATTATGGCATGGTGCCATCAaatttcatgtgtatctgctccagattcTCCATTCCTATTAAACTGAcatctttacagggactagacaacctctgtgtgcatgtgcatttgcatatgtgtcagctgaatgcattcattagaagacgtgtccacaaacattcggacatatagtgtaccttagtatgtgagCCATTGTTTATGGTAAACATAGATGTGTCTCACCTGAACTTTAGGGTACAGTTCTGCCAGTCGAAAGGAAAGTAGTGGACATTGATGGAGCAAGAGCTACGGAAGATAGCTGGAGGCAGCCAGTACACAAATCCACTGGGGTACACCAACACATTACAGTAGTAGGCCACCTGGAACTGGGCATCATTGCTAATGTAGTGAATAAGAAGAATAATCAAGCTTACAAATCATTGAATTTGCACTGTCAAGAAGGCAGAAGAACAGGAACACAGAAGTGATATCTTACTTGTTTTCTAAAACTATCTCTGGAAGCCACACCATACTAGGAGGGAGGCGAAGAACATCAATATCGTCAAACTCTGATGCATTCCATGCAAGCCGGTAGTCAGTCCAGCCCTAAGAGGAATTGACAAAAAATTGACAAATTGTGTACAGCAGTTTTCTAAAGGTCTTGTTTTTAAGGGTTCTTAATTAAGCTGTGCGGTTCTGGGAGGAGCCATGACAACCTTCGGTCTCGGTCTCAGTCTTAAGTCTCAGCCTTAAGTTACCCTCAATGTGCAGGTTCAAATGTCTCCACGAGACACCAGAGTACCAGAGGCCTGGAGGTTCAAATGACATTCCACTGTATTCTGCCACTAAATCTGTGCTGTCCAAACAACACCTCTTATCTCCAGAACAGGAGCTTTACTAAAAAAGATGGGAATAATACAAAATTGAAAATTACTGTAACAAGATTGTGTTTCAAGTAATCCTAGACTTAAAATATGATATCTAAACTTTCTGGTCAAACTGTTAAAGTTTAAAGCCAAAGAAATCTGTATTGACTAAACAATTCCTATACAGAGGTTAGAATCCTGATGTTTTAGAAAAGGGtgttaaatatgtttttctTGGTGATGTATAATTCTTACAttatacagaaaaaaatgtgttcCAAAATATAGTCTAAATCCGAGCTTAAAGAGGGTCTGAATGCTTTACTTACATGGTCCATCCACACATTTGTCAGTAGCGTCTCATCAACTTCATTCTGTCATAGAGACATCAGTAAAACAAACTAAAGAGGCGTGTCTTAATGCAAAAGATGTGTCTTAATAATGAGTTAAATAAGAGGAGCTTAATGGTATTGGAGGGAAATAGACTCAGAATAGACTAGAATAGACTTGCCAAGTCCTTCACAAACCCCTATCAGGGAAAACTGGATTTccatctctttttttaaatgaagagCTTCAAAGTAACGTATTAAAAGTATCTATATTTAGACATACTCAAGCATTTAACAGAATtttgaaataattaaataaatattattttagaaCTTTAATGCTGGATACAAGCAAATCACATTCTACAT
Coding sequences within it:
- the chrnd gene encoding acetylcholine receptor subunit delta, which produces MGSCVLGLCLGLLFFLFLAGCSGRNEEERLINHLFKERGYNKELRPVQNKDETVTIYLALTLSNLISLNEVDETLLTNVWMDHGWTDYRLAWNASEFDDIDVLRLPPSMVWLPEIVLENNNDAQFQVAYYCNVLVYPSGFVYWLPPAIFRSSCSINVHYFPFDWQNCTLKFSSLTYNAKEISLHLKEEEDSPGTNYKVEWIIIDPEGFTENGEWEIIHRPARRNIYKNIPMDSNKHQDITFYLIIKRKPLFYIVNIIIPCVLISFMASLVYYLPADSGEKMTLSISVLLAQSVFLLLISQRLPETSMAVPLIVKYLMFIMVLVTVVVLNCVIVLNLHFRTPSTHVMTQWTKEFFLEKLPRLLHMSRPAESEPNWEGALPRRSSSVGYIAKAEEYYSVKSRSELMFEKQSERHGLATRPTPTAAHKASNDNDVNDQLYSEMKPAVEGANYIVKHMHNKNDYNEEKDNWSGIARTVDRLCFYIVTPIMTVGTICIFLMGNYNHPPPLPFEGDTFTYTEADKRFV